The following coding sequences lie in one Arachis hypogaea cultivar Tifrunner chromosome 9, arahy.Tifrunner.gnm2.J5K5, whole genome shotgun sequence genomic window:
- the LOC140175234 gene encoding uncharacterized protein, with protein MRLSLDENNNIQELINFAKWLLKIGDGLAGDTTDGESIVHIPSDILIKNSETVLDDLIDFVYSNMLSNLSVEIYFKDRAILAPTLDFCVTDVNNKMTAGLPGQEIVYLSSDSVCAEEGNMELELDAFSPEILNGINCSGLPPHKLVLKVGAPVMLLRNIDQTNGLCNGTRMQVRRMRNHVIECKTLTGNKVRSIVIIPRVNLIPNNETLPVRFQRKQFPIIMSFAMIINKSHGQTLLKLPRPVFTHGQLYVTLLRVTSKDGLRVLLQDHGHLEDNCMMNVI; from the exons ATGAGATTGTCACTAGATGAAAACAACAATATACAAGAACTCATAAATTTTGcaaaatggctactcaaaattggTGATGGTTTGGCTGGTGATACAACAGATGGTGAATCGATCGTTCATATACCATCTGACATTTTGATTAAGAACTCTGAGACAGTTTTGGATGACCTCATTGATTTCGTGTATTCAAATATGTTATCCAATTTATCCGTTGAAATTTATTTCAAGGATAGAGCAATTCTTGCACCAACTTTGGATTTTTGTGTCACTGATGTCAACAACAAGATGACTGCAGGGCTACCTGGACAAGAAATAGTCTACTTAAGTTCAGACTCTGTGTGTGCTGAAGAGGGAAATATGGAACTTGAGTTAGATGCTTTCTCGCCGGAGATTCTAAATGGAATAAATTGTTCAGGTCTACCACCACACAAGTTGGTTCTGAAGGTTGGCGCTCCTGTTATGTTGCTGCGGAATATAGACCAAACTAATGGTTTGTGCAATGGAACGAGGATGCAAGTTAGAAGAATGAGAAATCATGTGATAGAATGCAAGACTTTAACTGGTAACAAAGTTAGAAGTATTGTTATTATCCCAAGAGTGAATCTAATTCCAAATAATGAAACATTGCCGGTCAGGTTTCAAAGAAAACAATTCCCGATTATCATGTCATTTGCAATGATAATAAATAAGTCCCATGGACAAACTCTATTGAAACTTCCAAGGCCAGTTTTCACCCATGGTCAATTGTATGTTACGTTATTAAGGGTAACGAGTAAAGATGGTCTGCGAGTGCTGTTGCAAGATCATGGACACTTGGAAGATAACTGCATGATGAATGTg atttaa
- the LOC112712081 gene encoding caffeoylshikimate esterase encodes MEKVCECNYKIAPTISGDINSQLLTSHRGQLSSAMELPSLKLQSQRLFLSPLRSQSQRKKVVVVTAKRRSNIEGVSDELNAIASQNLDLAPSRRMVRAAFLPVHQHLDHYLFKAAPPGIRTQEWYETNSRGFEIFCKSWMPQPALPIKAVLCFCHGYGSTCTFFFEGLAKRIAASGYAVYAMDYPGFGLSEGLHGYIPKFDDLVDDVIEQYAKIKAKPEVRQLPGFLLGQSMGGAIALKVHLKEPNNWDGVILVAPMCKIAEEMLPSKAVLKALDLLSYVMPKAKLFPYKDLSALTFREPGKRKVANYNVLSYDDPTRLKTGMELLSATQDIESQLHKVSAPLLILHGSEDKVTDPLVSQFLYEKASSKDKIMKIYEGGYHGILEGEPDDRIFAVHNDIISWLDSRC; translated from the exons ATGGAAAAAGTGTGCGAGTGTAATTACAAAATTGCCCCAACTATTTCCGGTGACATTAATAGTCAATTGCTGACCTCTCACCGCGGTCAACTGTCCTCGGCCATGGAGCTCCCCTCTCTGAAATTGCAATCGCAGAGGCTCTTCTTGTCTCCACTGAGGAGTCAAAGTCAAAGAAAGAAAGTGGTGGTGGTCACGGCCAAGAGAAGGTCAAACATCGAAGGTGTGAGCGACGAGTTGAATGCCATCGCTTCTCAGAACTTGGACTTGGCACCCTCTCGCAGAATGGTCCGTGCTGCTTTCCTACCGGTGCACCAGCACCTCGACCATTACTTGTTCAAG GCTGCTCCTCCTGGGATCAGAACTCAAGAGTGGTATGAAACGAATTCCAGGGGATTCGAAATTTTCTGCAAAAGCTGGATGCCTCAACCCGCTCTTCCAATTAAGGCCGTTCTCTGTTTCTGCCATGGATATGGCAGCACTTGCACCTTCTTTTTTGAAG GTCTTGCCAAGAGAATTGCTGCTTCTGGATATGCTGTTTATGCTATGGATTACCCAGGTTTTGGCCTTTCTGAAGGCTTACATGGTTACATTCCAAAATTTGATGATCTGGTTGATGATGTTATAGAACAATACGCAAAAATCAAAG CAAAGCCTGAGGTTAGACAGTTGCCTGGATTTCTATTGGGGCAGTCAATGGGTGGAGCCATTGCCCTTAAAGTTCATTTGAAGGAACCAAATAATTGGGATGGGGTAATCCTTGTAGCACCAATGTGTAAA ATTGCAGAAGAAATGTTACCATCTAAGGCAGTTTTGAAGGCATTGGATCTTTTGTCTTATGTGATGCCAAAGGCAAAACTGTTCCCATACAAAGATTTATCCGCATTGACATTCAGAGAACCAGGCAAGAGAAAAGTG GCCAACTACAATGTTCTATCTTATGATGATCCAACAAGACTCAAAACTGGCATGGAACTCTTAAGTGCCACACAGGATATTGAGTCACAACTGCATAAGGTTTCGGCTCCATTGTTGATTCTTCATGGATCAGAAGACAAGGTGACAGATCCATTGGTCAGCCAATTTCTTTATGAGAAAGCTTCTAGTAAGGATAAGATTATGAAGATTTATGAAGGAGGTTACCATGGCATTTTGGAAGGGGAACCTGATGACAGAATTTTTGCTGTCCATAATGACATTATTTCATGGCTTGATTCTAGATGTTAA